A single Tachypleus tridentatus isolate NWPU-2018 chromosome 9, ASM421037v1, whole genome shotgun sequence DNA region contains:
- the LOC143226591 gene encoding uncharacterized protein LOC143226591 isoform X8: MKTEEIPQASVMYKPVKSNPTEGWMNTETQNSMAKIQDLKPNTEYFVKVDENGEQEVVIIKTKDGCVTDEATSYGLGETFHMGCEQTCTCMENGKSECRERCHFRPGSISDPSCQEIPDEDDVCCVKYRCKDTPVPNAPKLLVTQRSPSSLTIAWDDFKLPNYLSGYVVEYRKMKETGDASENWNQIQAGNIPLMKITQLNPHTAYQVRVSVWDDVETKRLGTSSEVVTIFTEDGCIRNNQTLKVGDEFLEGCDLRCICKGNNEGDCKDRCTLPYMRPGSAINDPKCFEKPVVGDPCCVTVRCADSKAEDGSLTASYADKHGACPEIVEDQSVDHDSCARDCDHDYECPNTFKCCPSSCGGAVCVEPFLGRNICEQVYCGPNAECVLEGPAPSCVCRQGFEGDPNDISRGCAPATAEERELLQVCVFKNVTYKVGEEFNDGCEHRCICEDTTEVRCQDRCSFHFDQKQIEDPLCEIISDPQDNCCEIVACESSDENVTTVVSPPMGFENKYRVMKKIQKEKLSTKPDWMDRGQQGIATETMMEVDKEPTEKNSHVTNVLFGADEAKDNDLLDEEKTTRNQTMEMKMKNSTDENDDNKGVKLDGSPSVQPGNNQEVATQLTISDDNDVTDKSDSVENINGVDVTEETTIEEDNIANTSSNSGSFKGTRLKVPVRQDGCKFKNETYKTGERFMDGCEGSCTCEGGGRIVCVPRCSLVVTSGPNCRELPDPSDSCCRIMVCDPEGPSQNLPDLTGLLVKIESAEALNASVVRLRVAITPDNTNTEHSDTVIQVWYAHTTESRQDQSDNKWMKQKFFLRDLLLVEPGVYDVNIRDLEPNSQYYMKVMKQPKGGLVDTVPAGALFSNTVSVKTFPPQVQGVFQGCFHHNKNYDLGQVFYDGCELKCVCREEGRIYCQDRCEIYIDTVGYEDCKWGPAPDDPCCTIPYCGDQIDELNKMTEAPALPTPPPHAMCLSEDGVHHQLGDTWELESGCKRRVCTCVLNFKGVTMVKCEGGCPPIPVDAHQPSPDCPQPVMITPDDPCLCPYIVCNNAVNTLSAPMPMCEFKDKSYHVGEEFYDNCRAVCHCGPDLQANCAIIECPHHFAPHVSECLEWDIDPDFVPKPPNCCPPPKCINDGSCMVNGVRYKNFQPIPDGKKDCGRRCVCVNGNVTCDNRCPPLGDIPPPNLPCPPSLAYKGQYPGDKCCMHWMCKEQERQAFCYHRDRRYRLGEHWEVLKGSVRSQCLCREDNKGNSKVECVGGCQPIPEKFKQPNPQCPRPVLVTPDDPLICPYIVCNNTDSGKELQNVNIMAVNATTTRVRFTLPSLLVGLVGHAELHFTTDPSIPESEWKVQKFARPNRLFDTSNIEYYMSGLEPETMYFFQVHIKIDALQSGPKSEIFKVVLPAMTTTTSTTTSTTLPPMIMLDARLVSEGIDYNTVRVMWRDFEPQEKRFIDGIRLKYKLVNEGEDRWKTTPIIHRDVTSYTIRNLMPGVAYIVDIEFMTPGDILTHLVSTKPVEIKTIPKPKDIYDFEVKLDQGIVGPYSTYFVLQGVPTPINKYVHVARVMYNSDTNSDQAQIFKVPKTTKITIENLEPGKRYKLWVDLYLTNGKTVSSDVIDFMTKAGAPKPPTLVKNGKKDVKEAEALQGTSDDSNTKKAYYVALIIVAIVAAVAGLGFIVLLIILMKKQSSAKAPITRAPSESAYDNPTYKTYDGDNTEQKNGTVQP, encoded by the exons ATGAAAACCGAAGAAATTCCTCAAGCTTCCGTTATGTACAAGCCTGTGAAAAGTAATCCCACAGAAGGATGGATGAATACAGAG ACGCAAAATTCCATGGCTAAAATCCAGGATTTGAAGCCTAACACggaatattttgtgaaagttgATGAAAATGGCGAACAAGAAGTGGTGATAATCAAAACTAAAG ACGGTTGTGTCACAGATGAAGCGACATCTTACGGCCTTGGAGAAACTTTTCATATGGGTTGTGAGCAAACATGCACGTGCATGGAAAATGGTAAATCGGAATGTCGCGAACGTTGTCATTTTCGTCCGGGTTCCATCAGCGACCCCTCGTGTCAGGAAATTCCAGATGAAGACGATGTTTGCTGCGTAAAATATCGATGTAAAG ATACACCTGTTCCAAACGCTCCCAAACTTCTGGTGACTCAGCGAAGTCCTAGCTCACTAACTATTGCGTGGGATGACTTCAAACTACCTAATTACCTATCTGGATACGTGGTGGAATacagaaaaatgaaagaaactggAGACGCATCCGAAAACTGGAACCAAATTCAG GCTGGTAATATTCCACTGATGAAAATTACTCAGTTAAATCCACATACAGCATACCAGGTACGAGTATCCGTGTGGGATGACGTAGAAACTAAAAGGTTGGGTACTTCTTCCGAGGTCGTTACTATTTTCACAGAAG ATGGTTGCATCAGGAATAACCAAACGCTCAAAGTTGGAGACGAGTTTCTTGAAGGCTGTGACCTCCGCTGTATCTGTAAAGGAAACAACGAAGGAGACTGTAAGGACAGATGCACTCTTCCCTACATGCGACCAGGATCGGCGATAAATGATCCGAAGTGCTTCGAAAAACCTGTGGTCGGCGATCCCTGTTGCGTCACTGTTCGCTGTGCAGACAGTAAAGCAGAGGACGGTTCGTTGA CAGCTTCCTATGCTGATAAACACGGAGCTTGTCCAGAAATTGTGGAAGATCAGAGCGTTGACCACGACTCGTGTGCACGCGACTGTGATCACGACTATGAGTGTCCAAACACCTTTAAATGTTGTCCTAGTTCCTGTGGTGGCGCTGTTTGTGTGGAACCCTTCCTGGGTAGAA ATATCTGTGAACAAGTGTATTGTGGACCAAACGCAGAGTGTGTTTTAGAAGGTCCTGCACCATCTTGTGTCTGTCGACAGGGATTCGAGGGAGACCCCAATGATATCAGTAGAGGCTGTGCACCCG ccaCAGCAGAAGAACGAGAGCTTTTACAAGTTTGTGTGTTTAAAAACGTCACCTATAAAGTTGGAGAGGAGTTCAATGATGGTTGTGAACACAGATGTATATGTGAAGACACTACAGAGGTGCGATGTCAAGACCGATGCTCTTTTCACTTTGATCAAAAACAAATTGAGGATCCCCTCTGTGAAATTATATCGGATCCTCAAGATAACTGTTGCGAGATCGTCGCTTGTGAATCATCTGACGAGAATGTTACTACAGTAGTGTCTCCCCCTATGggctttgaaaataaatatcgAGTTATGAAAAAAATCCAGAAGGAAAAGCTATCGACCAAACCTGACTGGATGGATAGAGGGCAGCAAGGAATCGCCACAGAGACTATGATGGAGGTGGATAAAGAACCAACTGAAAAGAACAGTCATGTGACGAATGTACTGTTTGGAGCTGATGAAGCAAAGGATAACGATCTCTTGGATGAAGAAAAGACTACAAGAAACCAAACAATGGAAATGAAGATGAAGAATTCGACCGACGAGAATGACGACAACAAAGGAGTGAAGCTGGATGGATCTCCAAGTGTCCAACCAGGGAATAACCAGGAAGTGGCAACACAACTGACGATTTCTGATGACAATGACGTCACTGATAAGTCAGATAGTGTGGAAAATATTAATGGTGTGGATGTAACAGAGGAAACGACCATAGAAGAAGACAATATAGCAAATACTTCATCGAATTCCGGAAGCTTTAAAGGCACAC GTCTTAAGGTCCCAGTGAGACAGGATGGTTGCAAATTCAAGAACGAGACATACAAAACTGGAGAAAGGTTTATGGATGGTTGTGAAGGTTCGTGTACTTGCGAAGGAGGAGGCCGAATTGTATGTGTACCTCGCTGTTCCCTGGTGGTGACTAGTGGCCCCAACTGCAGGGAATTACCCGATCCTAGCGACTCCTGTTGTCGTATCATGGTCTGCGATCCCGAAGGCCCATCTCAAAATCTTCCTGATCTTACTG GTCTGTTGGTGAAGATCGAATCTGCTGAGGCCTTGAACGCGAGTGTTGTCCGACTCCGTGTTGCCATCACTCCAGACAACACGAACACAGAGCACTCTGATACGGTGATCCAAGTATGGTATGCACATACCACTGAATCCAGACAAGATCAAAGTGACAACAAGTGGATGAAACAGAAGTTCTTCCTGAGAGATCTTCTTCTGGTCGAACCAGGAGTTTATGATGTTAACATTCGTGACTTGGAACCGAATTCTCAGTACTATATGAAGGTGATGAAACAACCTAAGGGAGGCCTGGTAGACACTGTTCCAGCAGGAGCTCTGTTCAGCAACACTGTGAGTGTGAAGACGTTCCCTCCAC AGGTGCAGGGAGTTTTCCAGGGATGTTTCCATCACAACAAGAACTACGACCTCGGGCAGGTGTTTTACGACGGCTGTGAGTTGAAGTGTGTGTGCAGAGAAGAAGGTCGTATTTACTGTCAAGATAGATGTGAAATTTACATAGATACTGTAGGATATGAAGATTGCAAGTGGGGACCAGCGCCAGATGATCCATGTTGTACCATTCCCTATTGCGGAGACCAGATCGACGAACTGAATAAAATGACTG aagCCCCTGCTTTACCTACTCCGCCACCACATGCTATGTGTTTATCAGAAGATGGAGTGCATCACCAGCTGGGTGACACGTGGGAACTAGAATCGGGTTGTAAACGGAGAGTGTGTACATGCGTTTTGAATTTCAAAGGCGTCACAATGGTCAAATGTGAAGGAGGGTGCCCACCAATCCCAGTTGATGCTCATCAGCCTAGTCCAGACTGCCCACAACCCGTTATGATCACACCAGATGACCCTTGCTTGTGCCCCTACATTGTCTGTAATAACGCTGTAAATA CCCTTAGTGCTCCCATGCCCATGTGCGAATTCAAAGACAAATCGTATCATGTTGGAGAAGAATTCTATGACAACTGTAGAGCGGTTTGTCACTGTGGCCCTGATTTACAGGCCAACTGTGCCATTATTGAATGTCCTCATCACTTTGCACCTCATGTTAGTGAGTGTCTGGAATGGGACATTGACCCAGATTTTGTTCCCAAGCCACCAAACTGTTGTCCACCTCCAAAATGTATAAATG ATGGTTCCTGTATGGTAAACGGTGTTCGATATAAAAATTTCCAACCCATTCCTGATGGCAAGAAAGATTGCGGTAGGCGTTGTGTCTGCGTCAATGGGAACGTTACTTGCGATAACAGGTGTCCCCCATTAGGGGATATTCCTCCTCCAAATTTACCTTGTCCACCATCTTTGGCATATAAAGGACAATACCCTGGTGATAAGTGTTGTATGCACTGGATGTGCAAAGAACAAGAACGTCAAG CTTTCTGTTATCACCGCGATAGACGGTACAGACTCGGGGAGCACTGGGAAGTGCTGAAAGGTTCCGTGAGGAGCCAGTGCCTGTGTCGCGAAGATAACAAGGGAAACTCCAAAGTGGAATGTGTGGGAGGCTGCCAACCAATTCCAGAGAAGTTCAAGCAGCCCAATCCACAGTGTCCCCGTCCAGTGCTGGTTACTCCTGACGACCCTCTAATATGCCCTTATATTGTCTGTAACAACACGGACTCag GAAAGGAACTTCAAAACGTGAATATCATGGCTGTGAATGCCACAACAACCAGAGTAAGATTCACCCTCCCTTCCCTCCTTGTGGGGCTCGTGGGGCACGCCGAACTACACTTCACCACCGACCCATCCATCCCAGAATCGGAGTGGAAAGTACAGAAGTTTGCTCGTCCTAACCGTTTGTTTGATACTTCGAATATCGAATATTACATGAGTGGTTTAGAACCAGAAACAATGTACTTCTTTCAAGTCCACATAAAGATCGATGCCCTTCAGAGTGGACCGAAGAGCGAAATTTTCAAGGTCGTTCTTCCAGCAA TGACGACAACGACTTCCACCACAACAAGCACGACTTTACCTCCGATGATCATGTTGGACGCAAGACTAGTATCAGAGGGTATCGACTACAACACAGTGCGTGTTATGTGGAGGGACTTCGAACCCCAAGAGAAGCGTTTTATAGATGGAATTCGACTGAAGTATAAATTGGTCAATGAAGGTGAAGACCGTTGGAAAACAACTCCCATCATTCATCGGGATGTGACGTCATACACCATCAGAAACCTAATGCCGGGTGTCGCTTATATTGTAGACATCGAATTTATGACTCCAGGGGACATTCTCACGCATCTCGTCTCAACCAAACCGGTGGAGATAAAAACGATACCAAAACCCAAAG ATATTTATGACTTCGAAGTGAAGCTGGACCAAGGAATTGTCGGGCCGTACTCCACATATTTTGTTCTTCAAGGTGTTCCAACCCCTATTAATAAATACGTTCACGTTGCTCGGGTGATGTACAATAGTGACACCAACTCGGATCAAGCCCAGATTTTCAAAGTaccaaaaacaactaaaattaccatTGAGAACCTAGAACCTGGAAAAAG GTACAAGTTGTGGGTCGATCTTTATTTGACCAATGGGAAAACTGTATCAAGTGACGTCATTGACTTCATGACAAAGGCGGGAGCTCCTAAACCACCGACTTTagtcaaaaatggaaaaaaagacG TGAAAGAAGCAGAGGCCCTCCAGGGAACATCTGATGATAGTAATACCAAGAAGGCCTACTATGTGGCCCTGATAATCGTGGCTATTGTTGCAGCTGTGGCTGGTCTGggctttattgttttgttgattaTTCTTATGAAGAAACAGTCGAGTGCTAAAGCTCCAATTACGCGTGCGCCCTCTGAATCAGCTTATGACAATCCTACTTATAAG aCGTACGATGGTGACAATACAGAACAGAAGAACGGCACAGTACAACCCTAA